The candidate division KSB1 bacterium genome has a segment encoding these proteins:
- the pdxA gene encoding 4-hydroxythreonine-4-phosphate dehydrogenase PdxA: MSTKPCIAITVGDPNGIGPEVIRKALSKEEIREICRPLVIGPLSLFKQLAKKGQVSSPEFNEEIKLRPGRVNKSGGMIAGKALEMALKLALTGEARAVVTAPISKEALNLAGYPYPGHTEFFAENTRVEDVLMILMGSGFRVGLVTTHCALSEVAQLLSSERILRKLRIANQDLQARFKIKSPKIAVAALNPHAGENGMFGHEEREIITPAIAAARKLGLDVSGPFPADTLFARVDKQKFDLYLAMYHDQGLIPLKMKAFGKGVNYTAGLPFIRTSPDHGTAFDIAGKGIADASSMEEAIKLAVELAKNSREG, translated from the coding sequence ATGAGTACTAAACCCTGTATCGCAATCACAGTTGGAGACCCCAACGGCATCGGCCCGGAGGTCATCCGGAAAGCTCTTTCCAAAGAAGAAATTAGGGAGATCTGTCGGCCCCTTGTCATCGGGCCGTTGTCCCTGTTTAAACAGTTGGCTAAAAAAGGTCAGGTTTCAAGTCCGGAATTCAATGAAGAAATCAAACTTCGACCCGGCAGAGTCAACAAATCAGGCGGCATGATCGCCGGCAAGGCCCTGGAGATGGCTTTGAAATTGGCCTTAACAGGCGAGGCCCGGGCTGTGGTCACCGCGCCGATTTCGAAAGAAGCTTTAAATTTGGCGGGTTATCCTTACCCTGGCCATACGGAATTTTTTGCTGAAAACACGAGAGTTGAAGATGTGCTCATGATTTTGATGGGCAGCGGGTTCCGCGTTGGATTGGTCACGACCCATTGCGCTCTTTCAGAGGTTGCCCAACTTCTCAGTTCAGAAAGAATTTTGCGAAAATTGCGCATAGCGAATCAGGACTTGCAAGCGCGGTTTAAGATAAAAAGTCCCAAAATTGCCGTGGCGGCTTTAAATCCTCATGCTGGAGAAAACGGCATGTTTGGTCACGAGGAGCGTGAGATTATTACGCCGGCAATTGCAGCAGCGAGAAAATTGGGTTTGGATGTCAGCGGACCTTTTCCAGCCGACACCTTATTTGCCCGGGTCGATAAACAAAAATTTGATCTTTATCTGGCGATGTACCACGACCAGGGACTGATACCTTTAAAAATGAAAGCGTTTGGCAAAGGCGTCAATTATACCGCCGGCTTGCCTTTTATCCGTACCTCGCCGGATCACGGCACCGCTTTTGACATTGCCGGCAAAGGCATTGCGGATGCATCAAGTATGGAGGAGGCCATAAAACTTGCTGTCGAATTGGCGAAAAACAGCCGAGAAGGTTGA
- a CDS encoding class I SAM-dependent methyltransferase produces the protein MAYIYDHIMRHVNYRYWANHLIKLFKKADFPVKNVLDISCGTASLLLDLAGLDLKAAGLDESEDMVKMARKKIRKKGLNLPVWCGSMVDYKVNQEFDAVVSTYDSINYCMNIESCAAVVENTANALRPGGLFIFDICTEKNSRKYFQNHTDREETEDFSYIRQSSYSRGIQVNEFFISLNSNSNTTYHEIHKQRIYKINEIMSIIPLDVYEIVGIYDGFSLRPGSEKSDRVYFVLRKN, from the coding sequence TTGGCTTATATTTACGACCATATCATGCGGCATGTGAATTACCGCTATTGGGCCAACCACCTCATCAAGCTCTTCAAGAAGGCCGATTTCCCGGTAAAAAATGTTCTCGATATTTCATGCGGCACCGCCAGCTTGCTCCTCGATCTGGCTGGGTTAGATTTAAAAGCTGCAGGCCTTGATGAGTCTGAAGACATGGTCAAAATGGCCAGAAAAAAAATTCGGAAAAAAGGCTTGAATCTGCCGGTCTGGTGCGGTTCCATGGTGGATTATAAAGTCAACCAGGAGTTTGACGCGGTGGTCAGCACGTATGATAGTATTAACTACTGCATGAACATTGAATCTTGCGCGGCAGTAGTTGAAAACACGGCCAATGCCCTGCGACCCGGCGGGCTGTTTATATTTGATATTTGCACGGAAAAAAATTCCCGCAAGTATTTTCAAAATCATACCGACCGGGAGGAAACGGAGGATTTCAGTTATATTCGCCAGTCCTCTTATTCGCGGGGTATTCAGGTCAACGAGTTTTTTATTTCATTGAACTCGAATTCTAACACAACTTATCACGAAATTCACAAGCAGAGAATCTACAAAATCAACGAAATCATGAGCATTATTCCATTGGATGTTTACGAAATTGTCGGAATTTACGACGGCTTTTCTTTGCGCCCGGGGAGCGAAAAGTCGGACCGGGTTTATTTTGTGTTGAGGAAGAATTGA